A window of Deinococcus sp. HSC-46F16 contains these coding sequences:
- a CDS encoding S8 family serine peptidase → MQKLIGSALLGALLVGCGGPAPSPAPSPGTPTYSVSGQVLLPGAGAASLTQGELEALWALPHVPGEVLVRDAREGELGAQALSVLSGVTLQAVPGTDLSRATTPAGERDEAFAQRLVAAGLEVQPNLIYRPLAVPNDPGFPANEGLAVPGRPYLYDQDYLTRIRALEGWNRLEALGQPKSGVLTAVLDTGVDRSHPELAGRLRPGRDFCSRLVNDTCQGTDDDPAEVTAGDVGHGTSSAGIIAANTNNGQGIAALTWGGTVLPVKVFGTDGRISGATSASLTAGLNYAVAQGARVINLSLGFAGENGQPAQTDPAIAQALAAAAGADVVVVAAAGNTPNQGLYYPASDPNVLAVGAIGRDDSLACYSARPVAGQKALDLVAPGGNAGTGGPNCYVTSDYDILTLTTVALGRYTLRAGTSEAAPQVSGAASLLRGAFPNLTAAQVRQALTAGARQANGQRILDVAGAVAQAERLTTAPTNRAYTLVVEARRGGSAVTTKTFTGTLSQGQRAINYSLNGLAAGSYTLTARVTLNNPNETAAGTRSVQVSGNLSGVDIQTQR, encoded by the coding sequence ATGCAAAAGCTGATCGGTTCCGCGTTGCTGGGTGCCCTGCTCGTCGGCTGCGGGGGACCCGCTCCGTCACCTGCTCCCTCGCCGGGAACGCCGACCTACTCGGTCAGTGGGCAGGTGCTGCTGCCGGGAGCGGGCGCGGCGTCGCTGACGCAGGGTGAGTTGGAGGCCCTCTGGGCGCTGCCGCACGTCCCCGGCGAGGTACTGGTCCGGGACGCGCGGGAAGGGGAGCTGGGGGCACAGGCCCTTTCCGTGCTGTCGGGCGTCACCCTTCAAGCGGTGCCGGGCACTGACCTCAGCCGGGCGACGACCCCGGCAGGTGAGCGCGACGAGGCGTTCGCGCAGAGGCTCGTGGCGGCGGGGCTGGAGGTGCAGCCCAACCTGATCTACCGCCCGCTGGCGGTGCCCAACGACCCCGGATTCCCGGCCAACGAGGGGCTGGCGGTGCCGGGCCGTCCGTACCTTTACGATCAGGACTACCTCACCCGCATCCGGGCGTTGGAAGGCTGGAACCGTCTGGAGGCTCTGGGCCAACCCAAGTCGGGCGTCCTGACGGCCGTGCTGGACACCGGGGTGGACCGCAGCCATCCCGAGTTGGCCGGGCGGCTGCGTCCGGGGCGCGACTTCTGCTCGCGGCTGGTGAACGACACCTGTCAGGGCACCGACGACGACCCCGCCGAGGTCACGGCGGGCGACGTGGGGCACGGCACGAGTTCGGCGGGGATCATCGCCGCGAACACCAACAACGGTCAGGGCATCGCCGCGCTGACTTGGGGCGGCACGGTGCTTCCGGTGAAGGTCTTCGGGACCGACGGACGCATCTCCGGGGCCACCAGCGCCAGCCTGACGGCGGGCCTGAACTACGCGGTGGCGCAGGGAGCGCGGGTCATCAACCTGAGTCTGGGGTTCGCGGGAGAGAACGGGCAGCCCGCACAGACTGATCCCGCCATCGCGCAGGCGCTCGCGGCGGCGGCCGGGGCCGATGTGGTGGTCGTCGCGGCGGCGGGCAACACGCCGAATCAGGGGCTCTATTACCCTGCCAGCGATCCCAACGTCCTCGCGGTGGGGGCCATCGGGCGCGACGACAGCCTCGCCTGCTACAGCGCCCGCCCGGTCGCGGGGCAAAAGGCACTCGACCTCGTGGCGCCGGGGGGCAATGCGGGCACGGGCGGACCGAACTGCTACGTCACCAGCGACTATGACATCCTTACGTTGACGACCGTCGCGCTGGGGCGGTACACCCTGCGGGCCGGGACCAGTGAGGCGGCCCCGCAGGTGAGCGGCGCGGCTTCCCTGCTGCGCGGCGCGTTTCCCAACCTGACGGCGGCGCAGGTGCGGCAGGCCCTCACGGCGGGCGCCCGGCAGGCGAATGGGCAGCGGATTCTGGACGTAGCGGGCGCCGTCGCCCAGGCCGAGCGGCTCACGACTGCCCCCACCAACCGGGCGTACACCCTCGTCGTGGAGGCGCGGCGCGGCGGCAGCGCCGTGACGACCAAGACCTTCACGGGCACGCTGTCGCAGGGGCAGCGGGCGATCAACTACAGCCTGAACGGCCTCGCGGCGGGAAGCTACACCCTGACCGCCCGCGTCACGCTGAATAACCCGAATGAGACGGCCGCGGGAACGCGCAGCGTGCAGGTCAGCGGCAACCTCAGCGGCGTCGACATCCAGACCCAGCGCTGA
- a CDS encoding bifunctional UDP-sugar hydrolase/5'-nucleotidase — protein sequence MKRWFLTAALLGSVATAAPLTVTILHTDDLHGHLDPVKIGEGTYGGYARQTTLIKQYAAQDVNPLVLSGGDTFQGTLFYNVYQGLADVLFMNYQGYQAMAVGNHEFDNGPEALARFAQKAQFPLLASNLDLSAEPLLRDLIKPYAVLSVGGDRVGVIGAVTPDLPLISSPGPNVKMLELMGSLNNSVKALQAQGINKIVLVSHLGYTVEQQVAKTVPGIDVIVGGHSHTLLGTFDNKDFPTPEGPYPTVVANPDGNRTLLVAAWEWGKVLGRLKVTFNDAGAVDSYEGNPIVVSAAVAEDPTAKRMIETLSVPIANLRRQVVGTTTRGLNGAREIVRKRESGMANVLADAALAAGQRAGAQIAFVNGGGVRSSIDAGPITFEEAITVQPFGNTLTILDLTGAEIKRALEHGVATWSENKGQFLHVSKGMSYTFDLSRPAGSRVTSVTLNGQPLSDTQTYTVAMNTFTANGGDGFDVFKGAKGRRLDTGTLDIDILVNYFKANPTIDAQPEGRIVLVNEPK from the coding sequence ATGAAACGCTGGTTCCTGACCGCCGCGCTGCTGGGCTCCGTCGCCACGGCCGCGCCCCTCACCGTTACCATCCTCCACACCGACGACCTGCACGGGCACCTCGACCCGGTCAAGATCGGGGAAGGCACCTACGGCGGCTACGCCCGCCAGACCACCCTGATCAAGCAGTACGCCGCGCAGGACGTGAACCCGCTGGTCCTCTCGGGCGGCGACACCTTCCAGGGCACGCTGTTTTACAACGTCTACCAGGGCCTCGCCGACGTGCTGTTCATGAATTACCAGGGCTATCAGGCCATGGCCGTGGGCAACCACGAGTTCGACAACGGCCCCGAGGCGCTGGCCCGCTTCGCGCAGAAAGCGCAGTTCCCGCTGCTGGCCTCCAACCTCGACCTCAGCGCCGAGCCGCTGCTGCGCGACCTGATCAAGCCCTACGCGGTCCTGAGCGTGGGCGGCGACCGGGTGGGTGTGATCGGCGCCGTGACGCCCGACCTGCCGCTGATCAGCTCGCCCGGCCCGAACGTGAAGATGCTGGAACTGATGGGCAGCCTGAACAACAGCGTCAAGGCTTTGCAGGCCCAGGGCATCAACAAGATCGTGCTGGTGTCGCACCTGGGCTACACGGTCGAGCAGCAGGTCGCCAAGACGGTGCCCGGCATCGACGTGATCGTGGGCGGGCACTCGCACACCCTGCTGGGCACCTTCGACAACAAGGACTTCCCGACCCCCGAAGGCCCCTACCCCACGGTCGTTGCCAACCCCGACGGCAACCGCACCCTGCTCGTCGCCGCCTGGGAGTGGGGCAAGGTGCTGGGGCGCCTGAAGGTGACCTTCAACGACGCGGGTGCGGTGGACAGCTACGAGGGCAACCCCATCGTGGTGTCGGCGGCGGTCGCCGAGGACCCCACCGCCAAGCGCATGATCGAAACGCTCAGCGTGCCGATCGCCAACCTGCGCCGTCAGGTCGTGGGCACGACCACCCGTGGCCTGAACGGTGCCCGCGAGATCGTCCGCAAGCGCGAGAGCGGCATGGCGAACGTGCTGGCCGACGCGGCGCTCGCCGCCGGACAGCGGGCCGGGGCGCAGATCGCCTTCGTGAACGGCGGCGGCGTGCGCTCCTCCATCGACGCGGGGCCGATCACCTTCGAGGAAGCGATCACCGTGCAGCCCTTCGGCAACACGCTGACGATCCTCGACCTCACGGGCGCCGAGATCAAACGGGCGCTGGAGCACGGCGTGGCGACCTGGAGCGAGAACAAGGGCCAGTTCCTGCACGTGTCCAAGGGCATGAGCTACACCTTCGACCTGTCCAGGCCCGCCGGAAGCCGCGTCACCTCGGTGACCCTGAACGGCCAGCCGCTGAGCGACACGCAGACCTACACGGTCGCCATGAACACCTTCACCGCCAACGGTGGCGACGGGTTCGACGTCTTCAAGGGTGCGAAGGGCCGCCGCCTGGATACCGGCACCCTCGACATCGACATTCTGGTGAACTACTTCAAGGCCAACCCCACCATCGACGCGCAGCCGGAAGGCCGCATCGTGCTGGTGAACGAGCCGAAGTAA